The following proteins are co-located in the Manihot esculenta cultivar AM560-2 chromosome 7, M.esculenta_v8, whole genome shotgun sequence genome:
- the LOC110619661 gene encoding triacylglycerol lipase 1 isoform X1, with product MGMTILAIISLLIFTTSGEFTTDEANLRRRSAGETLCSKLIEPAGYPCTEHTIQTKDGYLLALQRVSSPNGNIRLQRGPPVLLQHGLFMAGDAWFLDSPEQSLGYILARQGFDVWVGNVRGTFWSYGHVSLSEKDKNFWDWSWQELALCDLSAMMHHIYSTTNSKILVVGHSQGTIMSLAALTQPNIAEMVEAAALLCPISYLEHISAPLVLRMVGLHLDQMVLAMGIHQLNFRSEVLINLLDSMCDGHVDCDDLLTSMTGQNCCLNNSRVDNFLEYEPHPSSVKNLRHLFQMIRQGTFSQYDYGIFKNLKLYGQVKPPAFDLSQIPKSLPLWMGYGGYDALADVADVEHTLKELQTKPELLYLENYGHLDFLMSVHGKEDVFDHMIRFFRSLGKSSA from the exons ATGGGGATGACAATTCTGGCAATAATCTCTCTTTTAATCTTCACAACCTCCGGAGAATTCACCACCGACGAAGCTAATCTCCGGCGCCGATCAGCGGGAGAGACCTTATGCAGTAAGCTCATCGAACCCGCTGGTTACCCTTGCACCGAACATACT ATACAAACTAAGGATGGTTACTTATTAGCTCTTCAACGTGTGTCGTCTCCTAATGGGAATATAAGGCTGCAACGTGGCCCTCCTGTTCTGCTTCAACATGGACTCTTTATG GCAGGTGATGCATGGTTTTTGGACTCTCCTGAGCAGTCATTGGGCTACATCCTTGCACGTCAAGGCTTTGATGTGTGGGTTGGAAATGTACGTGGGACATTTTGGAGTTATGGGCATGTATCTTTGTCTGAgaaagacaag AATTTTTGGGACTGGAGCTGGCAGGAATTGGCTCTATGTGACCTTTCAGCAATGATGCACCACATATATTCAACAACAAACTCCAAAATTTTAGTTGTTGGACATTCCCAG GGGACAATCATGTCTCTGGCTGCTCTTACTCAGCCAAATATAGCAGAAATGGTTGAAGCTGCTGCTCTTTTGTGTCCAATATCATACCTGGAACATATAAGTGCTCCACTTGTACTTCGAATGGTTGGGTTACATCTTGATCAG ATGGTTCTGGCCATGGGCATACATCAACTGAACTTTAGAAG TGAAGTGTTGATTAACCTTTTGGATTCCATGTGTGATGGTCATGTAGATTGTGATGACTTGCTGACTTCCATGACAG GGCAGAATTGTTGCCTTAACAACTCACGGGTGGACAACTTTCTTGAATATGAACCTCACCCGTCATCTGTGAAAAATCTTCGTCATCTTTTCCAGA TGATTCGTCAGGGCACTTTTTCCCAATATGATTACGGAATATTTAAAAACCTGAAGTTATATGGTCAGGTGAAACCCCCAGCATTTGATCTTAGTCAAATACCCAAGTCGTTGCCATTATGGATGGGCTATGGCGGCTATGATGCTCTAGCAGATGTTGCAGATGTGGAACACACTCTTAAGGAGTTGCAGACCAAACCTGAGTTGCTTTATCTGGAGAACTATGGTCATCTAGACTTCCTCATGAGTGTACATGGAAAAGAAGATGTTTTTGATCATATGATTAGATTTTTCAGGTCACTGGGCAAGTCTAGTGCTTGA
- the LOC110619661 gene encoding triacylglycerol lipase 1 isoform X2, producing MGMTILAIISLLIFTTSGEFTTDEANLRRRSAGETLCSKLIEPAGYPCTEHTIQTKDGYLLALQRVSSPNGNIRLQRGPPVLLQHGLFMNFWDWSWQELALCDLSAMMHHIYSTTNSKILVVGHSQGTIMSLAALTQPNIAEMVEAAALLCPISYLEHISAPLVLRMVGLHLDQMVLAMGIHQLNFRSEVLINLLDSMCDGHVDCDDLLTSMTGQNCCLNNSRVDNFLEYEPHPSSVKNLRHLFQMIRQGTFSQYDYGIFKNLKLYGQVKPPAFDLSQIPKSLPLWMGYGGYDALADVADVEHTLKELQTKPELLYLENYGHLDFLMSVHGKEDVFDHMIRFFRSLGKSSA from the exons ATGGGGATGACAATTCTGGCAATAATCTCTCTTTTAATCTTCACAACCTCCGGAGAATTCACCACCGACGAAGCTAATCTCCGGCGCCGATCAGCGGGAGAGACCTTATGCAGTAAGCTCATCGAACCCGCTGGTTACCCTTGCACCGAACATACT ATACAAACTAAGGATGGTTACTTATTAGCTCTTCAACGTGTGTCGTCTCCTAATGGGAATATAAGGCTGCAACGTGGCCCTCCTGTTCTGCTTCAACATGGACTCTTTATG AATTTTTGGGACTGGAGCTGGCAGGAATTGGCTCTATGTGACCTTTCAGCAATGATGCACCACATATATTCAACAACAAACTCCAAAATTTTAGTTGTTGGACATTCCCAG GGGACAATCATGTCTCTGGCTGCTCTTACTCAGCCAAATATAGCAGAAATGGTTGAAGCTGCTGCTCTTTTGTGTCCAATATCATACCTGGAACATATAAGTGCTCCACTTGTACTTCGAATGGTTGGGTTACATCTTGATCAG ATGGTTCTGGCCATGGGCATACATCAACTGAACTTTAGAAG TGAAGTGTTGATTAACCTTTTGGATTCCATGTGTGATGGTCATGTAGATTGTGATGACTTGCTGACTTCCATGACAG GGCAGAATTGTTGCCTTAACAACTCACGGGTGGACAACTTTCTTGAATATGAACCTCACCCGTCATCTGTGAAAAATCTTCGTCATCTTTTCCAGA TGATTCGTCAGGGCACTTTTTCCCAATATGATTACGGAATATTTAAAAACCTGAAGTTATATGGTCAGGTGAAACCCCCAGCATTTGATCTTAGTCAAATACCCAAGTCGTTGCCATTATGGATGGGCTATGGCGGCTATGATGCTCTAGCAGATGTTGCAGATGTGGAACACACTCTTAAGGAGTTGCAGACCAAACCTGAGTTGCTTTATCTGGAGAACTATGGTCATCTAGACTTCCTCATGAGTGTACATGGAAAAGAAGATGTTTTTGATCATATGATTAGATTTTTCAGGTCACTGGGCAAGTCTAGTGCTTGA